One genomic region from Onychostoma macrolepis isolate SWU-2019 chromosome 23, ASM1243209v1, whole genome shotgun sequence encodes:
- the LOC131531856 gene encoding NACHT, LRR and PYD domains-containing protein 3-like isoform X1: MAAKRSLFGDHNAVKSLIQGESPEPSCVSLRSAESMGTPVNLKDSSADVSLIQRESPEPSCVSMRSAESKGTPVNFRESSADASDKQDGSVLLEKKKLDAIFKELKPKMISLVKKELKRFKRLLNPDYPVCSGREWDDDDKGQDRIRQGILKITLHVLREMNQADIANTLQTKCAPICQQKLKSKLKDKFQRINEGIFNQISSTLLNEIYTELYITEGGIGEVNNEHEVRQIETAFRRPETPETSIICNDIFKALPGQNKPIRTVLTKGVAGIGKTVSVHKFILDWAEEKDNQDVHFIFPLPFRELNLMKEKYISLMELLHLFFKDTKELRSPDYEDYKIVFIFDGMDECRLPLNFTKNPNLFDITEPASVDVLLTNLIKGNLLPLALLWITSRPAAASQIPPECVDQVTEVRGFNDPQKNEYFRKRIIDQSLASRIITHVKSSRSLYIMCHIPVFCWISATVLQRMLCEAESAEIPKTLTQMFTHFLIFQTKLKSQKYDGKCNVDPQLTQNNILSLGKLASEQLEKGNLIFYEEDLRECGIDVREASVYSGICTQIFREEFELYLGKVYSFVHLSIQEFLAALFKLISFIGNKENNSNIIEFLKSEVNRAIQSESGHLDLFIRFLLGLSSVSSQALLRGLLAQTESMSSSQEEIVEYIKMKIRENISPEKSINLFHCLNELNDHSLVQEVQTYLSKTGASRLSGARLSPAQWSALVFVLLNSDEKLDEFNLSKYDQSEECLLRLLPVVKASRKADLSGCGLTEKSCLALASVLSSNSTSLRELNLSNNNLEDSGPKYLSTELKNPQCKLETLKLSGCLIREEGCAALASALRLNPSHLRALDLNWNKPGDTGVKLLSVVLKDPHCKLEKLQLWDCNIGEEGCTALASALRSNPSHLRELNLNYNKPGCSGMKQLAALLKDQHCKLMKLMLYDCSIGEEDCAALISALRSSPSHLIELNLNYNEPGESGVKLLSTLLKDPQCKLEKLKLSNCSIKEKGCASLASALRSNPSHLRKLDLSCNKPGESGVKQLSALLKDPHCKLEKLKLWKCRIGEQGCVALASALRSNSSHLRKLNLNYNKLGDSGVKRLSDLLQDPQCKLEKLMLSECSIGEEGCIVLASALMSNPSHLRFLNLGNNELGHSGVKHISDLLQNPLCKLEKLWLSNCNITEEDFVVLASALKSNPSHLKHLNLSKNKTGNSGVMQLNALRNDPCCKLQCFNW; this comes from the exons GAGCTTAAGCCCAAAATGATCTCTCTGGTGAAAAAAGAGCTGAAAAGGTTCAAGAGATTACTGAATCCAGATTACCCAGTATGCTCTGGGAGAGAGTGGGATGATGATGATAAAGGTCAAGACAGAATCAGACAGGGGATTctgaaaataacactgcatgTCCTAAGGGAGATGAACCAGGCAGACATCGCAAACACATTACAGACAA AATGTGCCCCTATATGTCAACAAAAACTTAAATCCAAACTTAAAGACAAATTTCAGAGAATTAACGAAGGGATCTTCAATCAAATTAGCTCAACACTGCTTAATGAGATCTACACAGAGCTCTACATCACAGAAGGAGGGATTGGAGAAGTCAATAATGAGCATGAGGTGAGACAGATTGAAACAGCATTCAGGAGACCAGAGACACCGGAAACATCAATCATATGCAATGACATCTTTAAAGCCTTACCTGGACAAAACAAACCCATCAGAACCGTGCTGACTAAAGGAGTTGCTGGAATTGGCAAAACAGTGTCTGTGCATAAATTTATTCTGGATTGGGCAGAAGAAAAAGACAATCAGGATGTCCACTTCATATTTCCACTTCCTTTCAGGGAGCTCAATTTGATGAAGGAGAAATACATCAGTCTGATGGAGCTTCTTCATCTTTTTTTCAAAGATACAAAAGAACTGAGATCACCAGACTATGAGGATTACAAGATTGTGTTCATATTTGATGGAATGGATGAATGTCGACTTCctttaaatttcacaaaaaatccAAACCTGTTTGATATAACAGAACCGGCCTCAGTGGATGTGCTGCTGACCAATCTCATCAAGGGGAATCTGCTTCCTTTAGCTCTCCTCTGGATCACCTCTCGACCAGCAGCAGCCAGTCAGATCCCTCCTGAGTGTGTTGACCAGGTCACAGAAGTACGAGGGTTCAATGACCCTCAGAAGAATGAGtatttcaggaagagaatcaTTGATCAGAGTTTGGCCAGTAGAATCATCACACATGTCAAATCATCAAGAAGCCTCTACATCATGTGTCACATCCCAGTCTTCTGCTGGATTTCAGCCACTGTTCTACAGAGAATGTTGTGTGAAGCAGAGAGTGCAGAGATCCCCAAGACTCTCACTCAAATGTTCACTCACTTCCTGATCTTTCAGACCAAACTAAAGTCTCAGAAATATGATGGGAAATGTAACGTAGATCCTCAGCTGACTCAGAATAATATTCTGTCACTAGGAAAGCTAGCTTCTGAGCAACTAGAAAAAGGGAACCTGATCTTCTATGAGGAGGATTTGAGAGAGTGTGGCATTGATGTCAGAGAAGCATCAGTGTACTCTGGAATTTGTACTCAAATCTTCAGAGAGGAGTTTGAATTGTACCTGGGGAAAGTGTACAGCTTTGTGCACCTGAGCATTCAGGAGTTTCTTGCTGCTCTATTCAAGCTAATTTCTTTTATTGGGAACAAAGAGAACAACTCAAATATAATTGAGTTTCTAAAGAGTGAAGTGAACAGGGCCATACAGAGTGAGAGTGGACACCTGGATCTTTTCATCCGATTTCTTCTGGGTCTCTCGTCAGTGTCCAGTCAGGCTCTTCTGCGAGGCTTGTTGGCACAAACAGAAAGCATGTCCTCAAGCCAAGAGGAAATAGTTGAGTACATTAAGATGAAGATCAGGGAGAACATCTCTCCAGAGAAATCCATCAATCTCTTTcactgtctgaatgaactgaacGATCATTCACTAGTGCAGGAGGTCCAGACATACTTGAGCAAAACAGGTGCAAGCCGTTTGTCTGGAGCCAGACTTTCTCCTGCTCAGTGGTCAGCTCTGGTGTTTGTGTTGCTAAATTCAGATGAGAAACTGGATGAGTTTAATCTAAGTAAATATGATCAGTCAGAGGAATGTCTTTTGAGGCTGCTGCCAGTAGTGAAAGCATCTAGAAAAGCAGA TCTGAGTGGCTGTGGTCTCACTGAAAAAAGTTGTTTGGCACTGGCCTCAGTTCTCAGCTCAAACTCCACAAGTCTGAGAGAGCTGAACTTGAGCAACAACAACCTAGAAGATTCAGGACCGAAATACCTCTCTACTGAATTAAAGAATCCACAATGTAAACTGGAGACATTAAA GCTGTCTGGATGCCTAATTAGAGAGGAAGGCTGTGCTGccctggcttcagctctgagattaaACCCTTCTCATTTGAGAGCACTAGATTTAAACTGGAACAAACCTGGAGACACAGGAGTGAAGCTTCTTTCTGTTGTACTGAAGGATCcacactgtaaactggagaaactgca ATTGTGGGACTGTAATATTGGAGAGGAAGGCTGTactgctctggcttcagctctaagatcaaacccctcacacctgagagaactcaACCTGAACTATAATAAACCAGGAtgttcaggaatgaagcaactTGCTGCACTACTGAAGGATCAGCATTGCAAATTGATGAAATTAAT GCTGTACGACTGCAGTATTGGAGAGGAAGATTGCGCTGCTCTAATTTCAGCTCTAAGGTCAAGCCCATCACACCTGATAGAATTGAATCTGAACTACAATGAACCTGGAGAGTCAGGAGTGAAGCTACTCTCTACTCTACTGAAGGATCCACAATGTAAACTGGAGAAATTAAA GTTGTCTAATTGCAGTATTAAAGAAAAAGGCTGTGCttctctggcttcagctctgagatcaaacccctcacacctgagaaagCTGGATCTGAGCTGTAATAAACCAGGAgaatcaggagtgaagcagctTTCTGCTCTGCTGAAGGATCCACATTGTAAACTGGAGAAGCTCAA GCTTTGGAAATGCAGAATTGGAGAACAAGGCTGTgttgctctggcttcagctctaaGATCAAACTCCTCACACCTGAGAAAACTCAACCTGAATTATAACAAACTAGGTGATTCAGGGGTGAAGCGTCTCTCTGATCTACTGCAGGATCCACAGTGCAAACTGGAGAAACTAAT GTTGTCTGAATGCAGTATTGGGGAAGAAGGTTGTATTGTTCTGGCTTCAGCTCTAATGTCAAACCCCTCTCACCTTAGATTCCTGAATTTGGGCAATAATGAACTAGGGCACTCAGGAGTGAAGCACATCTCTGATCTACTACAGAATCCACTCTGTAAACTGGAAAAACTATG GTTGTCTAACTGCAATATCACAGAGGAAGATTTTGTTGTCCTtgcttcagctctgaaatcaaacccatcacacctgaaACATCTGAATCTAAGTAAGAATAAAACAGGAAATTCTGGAGTGATGCAGCTCAATGCTCTACGAAATGATCCATGCTGTAAACTACA ATGTTTTAACTGGTGA
- the LOC131531856 gene encoding NLR family CARD domain-containing protein 3-like isoform X2, whose product MAAKRSLFGDHNAVKSLIQGESPEPSCVSLRSAESMGTPVNLKDSSADVSLIQRESPEPSCVSMRSAESKGTPVNFRESSADASDKQDGSVLLEKKKLDAIFKELKPKMISLVKKELKRFKRLLNPDYPVCSGREWDDDDKGQDRIRQGILKITLHVLREMNQADIANTLQTKCAPICQQKLKSKLKDKFQRINEGIFNQISSTLLNEIYTELYITEGGIGEVNNEHEVRQIETAFRRPETPETSIICNDIFKALPGQNKPIRTVLTKGVAGIGKTVSVHKFILDWAEEKDNQDVHFIFPLPFRELNLMKEKYISLMELLHLFFKDTKELRSPDYEDYKIVFIFDGMDECRLPLNFTKNPNLFDITEPASVDVLLTNLIKGNLLPLALLWITSRPAAASQIPPECVDQVTEVRGFNDPQKNEYFRKRIIDQSLASRIITHVKSSRSLYIMCHIPVFCWISATVLQRMLCEAESAEIPKTLTQMFTHFLIFQTKLKSQKYDGKCNVDPQLTQNNILSLGKLASEQLEKGNLIFYEEDLRECGIDVREASVYSGICTQIFREEFELYLGKVYSFVHLSIQEFLAALFKLISFIGNKENNSNIIEFLKSEVNRAIQSESGHLDLFIRFLLGLSSVSSQALLRGLLAQTESMSSSQEEIVEYIKMKIRENISPEKSINLFHCLNELNDHSLVQEVQTYLSKTGASRLSGARLSPAQWSALVFVLLNSDEKLDEFNLSKYDQSEECLLRLLPVVKASRKADLSGCGLTEKSCLALASVLSSNSTSLRELNLSNNNLEDSGPKYLSTELKNPQCKLETLKLSGCLIREEGCAALASALRLNPSHLRALDLNWNKPGDTGVKLLSVVLKDPHCKLEKLQLWDCNIGEEGCTALASALRSNPSHLRELNLNYNKPGCSGMKQLAALLKDQHCKLMKLMLYDCSIGEEDCAALISALRSSPSHLIELNLNYNEPGESGVKLLSTLLKDPQCKLEKLKLSNCSIKEKGCASLASALRSNPSHLRKLDLSCNKPGESGVKQLSALLKDPHCKLEKLKGIAMGCSISPILFMAAFEVILIRTRTMVRRA is encoded by the exons GAGCTTAAGCCCAAAATGATCTCTCTGGTGAAAAAAGAGCTGAAAAGGTTCAAGAGATTACTGAATCCAGATTACCCAGTATGCTCTGGGAGAGAGTGGGATGATGATGATAAAGGTCAAGACAGAATCAGACAGGGGATTctgaaaataacactgcatgTCCTAAGGGAGATGAACCAGGCAGACATCGCAAACACATTACAGACAA AATGTGCCCCTATATGTCAACAAAAACTTAAATCCAAACTTAAAGACAAATTTCAGAGAATTAACGAAGGGATCTTCAATCAAATTAGCTCAACACTGCTTAATGAGATCTACACAGAGCTCTACATCACAGAAGGAGGGATTGGAGAAGTCAATAATGAGCATGAGGTGAGACAGATTGAAACAGCATTCAGGAGACCAGAGACACCGGAAACATCAATCATATGCAATGACATCTTTAAAGCCTTACCTGGACAAAACAAACCCATCAGAACCGTGCTGACTAAAGGAGTTGCTGGAATTGGCAAAACAGTGTCTGTGCATAAATTTATTCTGGATTGGGCAGAAGAAAAAGACAATCAGGATGTCCACTTCATATTTCCACTTCCTTTCAGGGAGCTCAATTTGATGAAGGAGAAATACATCAGTCTGATGGAGCTTCTTCATCTTTTTTTCAAAGATACAAAAGAACTGAGATCACCAGACTATGAGGATTACAAGATTGTGTTCATATTTGATGGAATGGATGAATGTCGACTTCctttaaatttcacaaaaaatccAAACCTGTTTGATATAACAGAACCGGCCTCAGTGGATGTGCTGCTGACCAATCTCATCAAGGGGAATCTGCTTCCTTTAGCTCTCCTCTGGATCACCTCTCGACCAGCAGCAGCCAGTCAGATCCCTCCTGAGTGTGTTGACCAGGTCACAGAAGTACGAGGGTTCAATGACCCTCAGAAGAATGAGtatttcaggaagagaatcaTTGATCAGAGTTTGGCCAGTAGAATCATCACACATGTCAAATCATCAAGAAGCCTCTACATCATGTGTCACATCCCAGTCTTCTGCTGGATTTCAGCCACTGTTCTACAGAGAATGTTGTGTGAAGCAGAGAGTGCAGAGATCCCCAAGACTCTCACTCAAATGTTCACTCACTTCCTGATCTTTCAGACCAAACTAAAGTCTCAGAAATATGATGGGAAATGTAACGTAGATCCTCAGCTGACTCAGAATAATATTCTGTCACTAGGAAAGCTAGCTTCTGAGCAACTAGAAAAAGGGAACCTGATCTTCTATGAGGAGGATTTGAGAGAGTGTGGCATTGATGTCAGAGAAGCATCAGTGTACTCTGGAATTTGTACTCAAATCTTCAGAGAGGAGTTTGAATTGTACCTGGGGAAAGTGTACAGCTTTGTGCACCTGAGCATTCAGGAGTTTCTTGCTGCTCTATTCAAGCTAATTTCTTTTATTGGGAACAAAGAGAACAACTCAAATATAATTGAGTTTCTAAAGAGTGAAGTGAACAGGGCCATACAGAGTGAGAGTGGACACCTGGATCTTTTCATCCGATTTCTTCTGGGTCTCTCGTCAGTGTCCAGTCAGGCTCTTCTGCGAGGCTTGTTGGCACAAACAGAAAGCATGTCCTCAAGCCAAGAGGAAATAGTTGAGTACATTAAGATGAAGATCAGGGAGAACATCTCTCCAGAGAAATCCATCAATCTCTTTcactgtctgaatgaactgaacGATCATTCACTAGTGCAGGAGGTCCAGACATACTTGAGCAAAACAGGTGCAAGCCGTTTGTCTGGAGCCAGACTTTCTCCTGCTCAGTGGTCAGCTCTGGTGTTTGTGTTGCTAAATTCAGATGAGAAACTGGATGAGTTTAATCTAAGTAAATATGATCAGTCAGAGGAATGTCTTTTGAGGCTGCTGCCAGTAGTGAAAGCATCTAGAAAAGCAGA TCTGAGTGGCTGTGGTCTCACTGAAAAAAGTTGTTTGGCACTGGCCTCAGTTCTCAGCTCAAACTCCACAAGTCTGAGAGAGCTGAACTTGAGCAACAACAACCTAGAAGATTCAGGACCGAAATACCTCTCTACTGAATTAAAGAATCCACAATGTAAACTGGAGACATTAAA GCTGTCTGGATGCCTAATTAGAGAGGAAGGCTGTGCTGccctggcttcagctctgagattaaACCCTTCTCATTTGAGAGCACTAGATTTAAACTGGAACAAACCTGGAGACACAGGAGTGAAGCTTCTTTCTGTTGTACTGAAGGATCcacactgtaaactggagaaactgca ATTGTGGGACTGTAATATTGGAGAGGAAGGCTGTactgctctggcttcagctctaagatcaaacccctcacacctgagagaactcaACCTGAACTATAATAAACCAGGAtgttcaggaatgaagcaactTGCTGCACTACTGAAGGATCAGCATTGCAAATTGATGAAATTAAT GCTGTACGACTGCAGTATTGGAGAGGAAGATTGCGCTGCTCTAATTTCAGCTCTAAGGTCAAGCCCATCACACCTGATAGAATTGAATCTGAACTACAATGAACCTGGAGAGTCAGGAGTGAAGCTACTCTCTACTCTACTGAAGGATCCACAATGTAAACTGGAGAAATTAAA GTTGTCTAATTGCAGTATTAAAGAAAAAGGCTGTGCttctctggcttcagctctgagatcaaacccctcacacctgagaaagCTGGATCTGAGCTGTAATAAACCAGGAgaatcaggagtgaagcagctTTCTGCTCTGCTGAAGGATCCACATTGTAAACTGGAGAAGCTCAA GGGAATAGCTATGGGGTGTTCAATATCCCCCATTCTATTCATGGCAGCTTTTGAGGTTATCCTGATCAGAACAAGGACCATGGTGAGGCGAGCATGA